A single window of Desulfovibrio sp. G11 DNA harbors:
- a CDS encoding DHH family phosphoesterase, giving the protein MNTAMLPTAELVANMKQWRQSLDKEDRWCILINADPDALASALALRRILLPRVHNADIARVNEVTRPDNLAMIRYLRIPVRMWQAEKADQYNRFAIVDSQPHHHKAFHGVVFDCVIDHHPLPSGTDESPYSSDAYCDIRPGLGATSTMMTRYMQGLRMRPGPRLATALLYGIRTDTGAFERSGDEDDFRAYQWLSRHADNNLLRRIVRSEYLRDWLPLFSRAFRSLTDCRGSGAFAWLNEVNSADLLVAVADFFTRVHGLKWIAVSGIVGKTVIVIFRGDGGRDIGRLADACFYDVGQAGGHRNMGRAEFPLAAVPENVKVTDFVLKRLQTRKLRRATSPAAEDKGSPRTP; this is encoded by the coding sequence ATGAACACAGCAATGCTGCCCACTGCCGAACTTGTCGCCAATATGAAGCAATGGCGGCAATCACTGGACAAGGAAGACCGCTGGTGCATCCTTATCAATGCCGACCCCGATGCCCTGGCTTCGGCGTTGGCGCTGAGGCGCATTTTGTTGCCGCGGGTTCACAATGCCGACATTGCGCGCGTCAACGAGGTCACCCGGCCCGACAACCTCGCCATGATACGCTATCTGCGCATCCCGGTGCGCATGTGGCAGGCGGAAAAGGCCGACCAGTACAACCGCTTTGCCATAGTGGATTCCCAGCCGCACCATCACAAGGCTTTTCACGGCGTTGTCTTTGACTGTGTCATCGACCACCACCCCCTGCCGTCCGGCACAGATGAATCGCCCTATTCTTCCGACGCCTATTGCGATATCCGCCCCGGCCTCGGGGCCACCAGCACCATGATGACCCGCTACATGCAGGGCCTGCGCATGCGGCCCGGCCCCAGGCTGGCTACCGCCCTGTTGTACGGCATACGCACCGACACGGGGGCTTTCGAACGTTCGGGCGATGAGGACGATTTTCGCGCGTACCAGTGGCTTTCACGCCATGCGGACAACAACCTGCTGCGGCGCATTGTGCGCAGCGAATACCTGCGTGACTGGCTGCCACTTTTTTCGCGCGCCTTCCGCAGTCTTACCGACTGCCGGGGCAGCGGGGCCTTTGCCTGGCTCAATGAGGTCAACAGCGCCGACCTGCTGGTGGCTGTAGCCGATTTTTTCACCCGTGTGCACGGGCTGAAGTGGATTGCGGTGAGCGGTATTGTGGGCAAGACTGTCATTGTCATCTTTCGCGGCGACGGCGGGCGCGACATCGGGCGCCTGGCTGACGCCTGCTTTTATGACGTGGGGCAGGCCGGGGGACACCGCAACATGGGCAGGGCGGAGTTTCCGCTGGCGGCGGTTCCGGAAAACGTCAAGGTGACGGACTTTGTGCTGAAACGCCTGCAGACACGCAAGCTGCGCCGCGCCACATCCCCTGCTGCTGAAGACAAGGGCAGCCCCCGCACCCCCTAG
- a CDS encoding GntR family transcriptional regulator produces MSHVQTYSAQAIDYIKQCLLDGTLMPGDPIRETEIAEHLGISRGPVREALQTLLQQGLVTGLPQKAKHIRHLTAQEIEDSYCLGGTLEGACIVQSMDKWDDAAVAEVKTILDEMARQSRSATGLSSMSVVDEAFHDALLSRCSNRLMVSTARNSCAHISKFLYYKSWDTLFSPQEFYERHTLIYDTLCSRDLQRIERVLREHYAESGRRLGLQCGQR; encoded by the coding sequence TTGAGCCACGTTCAGACCTACAGCGCGCAGGCCATAGATTATATCAAGCAGTGTCTGCTTGACGGAACACTCATGCCCGGCGACCCCATCCGCGAAACAGAGATCGCGGAGCATCTCGGCATCAGCCGCGGACCCGTGCGCGAAGCCCTGCAAACCCTTCTGCAGCAGGGGCTTGTGACCGGCCTGCCGCAAAAGGCCAAGCATATCCGCCATCTTACAGCACAGGAAATTGAAGACAGTTACTGCCTTGGGGGTACGCTGGAAGGGGCCTGCATTGTCCAGTCCATGGATAAGTGGGATGATGCGGCCGTGGCCGAAGTGAAGACCATACTGGACGAGATGGCGCGGCAAAGCCGCAGCGCTACAGGGCTTTCGAGCATGAGCGTTGTGGATGAAGCGTTTCACGATGCGCTGCTTTCGCGCTGTTCCAACAGGCTGATGGTCAGCACGGCCCGCAACTCCTGCGCCCATATTTCAAAGTTTCTCTATTATAAAAGCTGGGATACGCTTTTTTCGCCCCAGGAATTCTATGAGCGCCACACGCTCATTTATGATACCCTGTGCAGCCGCGACCTACAGCGTATCGAGCGTGTCCTGCGCGAGCATTATGCCGAATCCGGGCGGCGTCTCGGGCTTCAGTGCGGGCAACGCTAG
- a CDS encoding Na+/H+ antiporter NhaC family protein yields the protein MQNDKLKMYGGIWGGLVPLAILVVGLVWLSVAGRGGTKPFWACAWLALAVGLFFARSKEEYCKAAMRGIGDKTGIVIVTAWLFAGVFGKLMAAGGLVDGLLWLGMTTGAQGAVFTLLVFAAAMLFALGTGTSTGTCIALTPVLYPAGYFLGADPAMLGLAILSGAAFGDNLAPISDTTIVSAYTQGATMRDVVRSRFPLCIVAAAFTALVFMIFGGGGETVVLPEIQANLNPSGIFMLVALIVVVVAALSGRHIIESLIYGNVTAALVGMLIGTLKPGDIFGIPAKAGASTGIIQSGIDGVVGAIIFAILILAVTQILVECGIMTKILEFAHKSVVSTVRQAELFIVGVTILASIPISANAPAELLVGPSLVRPIGEKFNLAPARRANLMDCAVCTIFFILPWHIVVAAWYGAMVSAAESYGIAAPPISTALYNPYSWALLVVLIFSAVTGWNRRYATPEDAAPEAA from the coding sequence ATGCAGAATGACAAGTTGAAAATGTACGGCGGCATATGGGGCGGGCTTGTTCCCCTTGCCATACTGGTGGTGGGGCTTGTGTGGCTTTCCGTGGCGGGCCGGGGCGGCACCAAGCCGTTCTGGGCCTGCGCCTGGCTGGCGCTGGCAGTGGGGCTATTTTTTGCCAGAAGCAAAGAGGAATACTGCAAGGCCGCCATGCGCGGCATCGGCGACAAGACCGGTATTGTCATCGTTACGGCTTGGCTGTTCGCGGGGGTGTTCGGCAAGCTGATGGCGGCGGGGGGGCTGGTGGACGGGCTGCTGTGGCTCGGCATGACCACAGGGGCGCAGGGGGCGGTATTTACCCTGCTGGTCTTTGCCGCGGCCATGCTTTTTGCCCTGGGTACGGGAACCAGCACCGGTACGTGCATCGCCCTGACCCCGGTGCTGTACCCGGCGGGATATTTCCTTGGGGCGGATCCGGCCATGCTCGGCCTGGCCATTCTGTCAGGCGCGGCCTTCGGTGACAACCTGGCTCCCATATCGGACACGACCATTGTGTCTGCGTACACACAGGGCGCCACCATGCGCGACGTCGTGCGAAGCCGCTTTCCGCTCTGTATTGTGGCGGCGGCCTTTACCGCGCTGGTATTCATGATTTTCGGCGGCGGGGGCGAAACCGTGGTGCTGCCCGAGATCCAGGCCAACCTGAATCCTTCCGGCATATTCATGCTGGTGGCCCTGATCGTGGTTGTGGTGGCTGCGCTCAGCGGCAGGCATATCATTGAGTCGCTCATTTACGGCAACGTCACGGCGGCGTTGGTGGGTATGCTTATCGGCACACTCAAGCCCGGCGATATTTTCGGTATTCCCGCCAAGGCGGGGGCTTCTACGGGGATCATCCAGTCCGGTATTGACGGCGTGGTGGGCGCGATCATTTTTGCCATCCTTATTCTTGCCGTTACCCAGATCCTCGTGGAATGCGGCATAATGACCAAGATCCTGGAATTTGCCCACAAGAGTGTGGTCAGCACAGTGCGTCAGGCTGAACTGTTTATCGTGGGGGTGACCATTCTGGCGTCCATTCCCATTTCCGCCAATGCTCCGGCGGAACTGCTGGTGGGGCCGAGCCTTGTGCGCCCCATAGGCGAAAAGTTCAACCTTGCCCCGGCGCGGCGCGCGAACCTTATGGACTGCGCGGTGTGTACCATCTTCTTTATTCTGCCGTGGCACATTGTGGTGGCCGCCTGGTACGGCGCCATGGTGAGCGCGGCAGAAAGCTACGGTATTGCGGCGCCGCCCATCAGCACGGCTCTGTACAATCCGTATTCGTGGGCTTTGCTGGTGGTGCTGATATTCTCTGCCGTCACCGGCTGGAACCGGCGGTATGCCACGCCCGAAGACGCGGCGCCCGAAGCGGCCTAA
- a CDS encoding D-cysteine desulfhydrase, which translates to MNLSKFPRRGYVKEATPLEFLPAFSKALGGKVNVWIKRDDLLPGTSGGNKTRKLDFAIADALAKGADTIITCGAVQSNHCRLTLAWSVKEGLDCHLILEERVAGSYNPDASGNNFLFRLLGVKSTTVVPGGSPMMQEMEKLAEKLRAEGRKPYIIPGGASNAIGALGYVQCTQEIMQQMFDRGLDFDHMVVPSGSAGTHAGVLLGMLGCNMNIPVTGIGVNRKKPVQEEAVYSLMQETAGLLGVPTPLPREAVVAYDDYVGPGYSLPTTAMVEAVRLLASTESILLDPVYSGKAMSGLIDLVRKGHFAAGSNVLFLHTGGSPALYAYLDEFRQ; encoded by the coding sequence ATGAATCTCAGCAAATTTCCGCGCAGAGGATATGTGAAGGAGGCCACGCCTCTGGAATTTCTGCCGGCCTTCAGCAAGGCCCTTGGCGGCAAGGTCAATGTGTGGATCAAGCGCGACGACCTGTTGCCCGGCACCAGCGGCGGCAACAAGACCCGCAAGCTTGACTTCGCCATTGCCGATGCGCTGGCTAAAGGGGCGGATACCATCATTACCTGCGGGGCCGTGCAGTCCAACCACTGCCGCCTTACGCTGGCCTGGTCGGTGAAAGAGGGGCTGGACTGCCATCTGATTCTTGAAGAGCGCGTTGCCGGCAGCTATAACCCCGATGCCTCGGGCAACAACTTTCTTTTCCGCCTTCTGGGCGTCAAGAGCACCACAGTGGTGCCCGGCGGCAGCCCCATGATGCAGGAAATGGAAAAACTGGCTGAAAAACTGCGGGCCGAAGGGCGCAAGCCGTACATTATCCCCGGCGGCGCTTCCAACGCCATCGGTGCGCTGGGCTATGTGCAGTGCACGCAGGAGATCATGCAGCAGATGTTTGACCGCGGCCTTGACTTTGACCACATGGTCGTACCCAGCGGCAGCGCAGGAACCCATGCGGGCGTACTGCTGGGCATGCTTGGCTGCAATATGAACATCCCCGTGACGGGCATCGGCGTGAACCGCAAAAAGCCCGTACAGGAAGAAGCCGTGTACTCGCTCATGCAGGAAACTGCGGGCCTTCTGGGCGTTCCTACGCCCTTGCCGAGAGAAGCAGTGGTGGCTTACGATGACTACGTGGGTCCCGGCTATTCGTTGCCCACAACCGCCATGGTGGAGGCGGTGCGCCTGCTCGCCTCTACAGAAAGCATTCTTCTTGACCCGGTGTATTCCGGCAAGGCCATGTCGGGCCTGATCGACCTTGTGCGGAAGGGACATTTTGCCGCAGGCTCCAATGTGCTTTTCCTGCATACGGGTGGTTCTCCCGCCCTGTACGCCTATCTTGACGAGTTCCGCCAATAG
- a CDS encoding 2-amino-3,7-dideoxy-D-threo-hept-6-ulosonate synthase has protein sequence MYLGKKVRLERIINRENGRTIIVPMDHGVTIGAVDGLMDMREAVNDMARGGADAVLMHKGLVRCSHRSAGKDIGLIVHLSASTALTPNGNTKTLVGTVEEGIKHGADCVSVHVNLGDPNERLMLADLGRVAEACDNWHIPLLAMMYARGPQIQDGFAKNVVAHCARVGVELGADIVKVPYTGDVDSFAEVVASCCVPVVIAGGERMESTRQILQMVHDSIKAGGAGISVGRNVFQHPSRVNLVKALRAIVHENASVDQAITMVGE, from the coding sequence ATGTACCTTGGAAAAAAAGTTCGTCTTGAACGAATTATCAATCGTGAAAACGGGCGAACCATTATCGTACCTATGGACCATGGCGTTACCATAGGTGCAGTTGATGGCCTTATGGATATGCGCGAGGCCGTCAACGACATGGCCCGGGGCGGCGCGGACGCGGTGCTCATGCACAAGGGCCTTGTGCGCTGCTCGCACCGCAGTGCGGGCAAGGACATCGGCCTTATCGTCCACCTTTCCGCCTCCACGGCCCTGACGCCCAACGGCAATACCAAAACCCTGGTCGGCACGGTAGAAGAAGGCATCAAGCACGGGGCGGACTGCGTGTCTGTTCACGTCAACCTGGGCGATCCCAATGAGCGGCTCATGCTGGCAGACCTCGGCAGGGTGGCCGAAGCCTGCGACAACTGGCACATCCCCCTGCTGGCCATGATGTATGCCCGCGGTCCGCAGATTCAGGACGGCTTTGCTAAAAATGTGGTGGCCCATTGCGCCCGCGTCGGTGTGGAACTGGGTGCAGACATCGTAAAGGTTCCCTACACCGGCGATGTGGACAGCTTTGCAGAAGTTGTGGCCTCCTGCTGCGTGCCTGTGGTCATTGCCGGGGGCGAGCGCATGGAGTCCACGCGCCAGATACTCCAGATGGTGCACGACTCCATCAAGGCGGGCGGCGCGGGCATTTCCGTGGGCCGCAACGTTTTCCAGCACCCCAGCCGAGTTAATCTTGTCAAGGCCCTGCGGGCCATCGTGCATGAAAACGCCAGTGTGGACCAAGCCATCACTATGGTGGGAGAATAA
- a CDS encoding 3-dehydroquinate synthase II family protein yields MSRIYFSCVPFDKGDVTLALESGVDGVIVPAEHVEQVASLSRCPVWAAEETPLVTLGAKADEEAVLQRLHKGERVVLARGWEVIPVENLLAQSDSVLAEAGTLDEARLAAGILERGVAGIVVSRAAVADLKDIVAQCKMARSREELMPAVVTRVEPVGLGHRVCADTLSLLRKGQGMLVGNSSAFTFLVHAETERNEYVAARPFRVNAGAVHAYVRLPGDHTTYLGEFRAGQEVLVVDYTGETSVATLGRVKIEVRPMLLVEAQVETPEGVKTGTVFLQNAETIRLTTPEGEAVSVVGLKPGDRVLCRLDEAGRHFGMRVREDIQEV; encoded by the coding sequence ATGTCGCGCATTTATTTCAGTTGTGTCCCCTTTGACAAGGGCGATGTGACGCTTGCTCTCGAATCGGGCGTGGACGGCGTTATTGTACCCGCCGAACATGTGGAACAGGTGGCCAGTCTTTCGCGCTGCCCCGTATGGGCCGCCGAAGAAACTCCTCTGGTGACCCTTGGCGCCAAGGCTGACGAAGAGGCCGTACTGCAACGACTGCACAAGGGCGAGCGCGTGGTGCTGGCGCGCGGATGGGAGGTTATTCCTGTAGAAAACCTTCTGGCCCAGAGCGACAGCGTACTGGCTGAAGCCGGTACACTGGACGAGGCCCGCCTTGCCGCAGGTATTCTGGAACGCGGTGTGGCGGGCATTGTTGTATCCAGGGCGGCCGTGGCCGACCTCAAGGATATCGTGGCCCAGTGCAAGATGGCTCGCAGCCGTGAAGAGCTGATGCCCGCCGTGGTCACCCGCGTGGAGCCTGTGGGGCTAGGGCACCGCGTCTGCGCCGACACACTCTCCCTGCTGCGCAAGGGGCAGGGCATGCTGGTGGGCAATTCCAGCGCCTTCACCTTTCTTGTGCATGCCGAAACCGAGCGCAATGAATATGTGGCTGCCCGCCCCTTCAGAGTCAATGCCGGAGCCGTACACGCCTATGTTCGTCTGCCCGGCGACCATACTACCTACCTTGGTGAATTCCGCGCCGGACAGGAAGTGCTTGTTGTGGATTACACAGGCGAAACCAGCGTGGCCACGCTCGGCAGGGTCAAGATAGAAGTGCGCCCCATGTTGCTTGTGGAAGCCCAGGTCGAAACCCCCGAAGGCGTAAAAACCGGTACGGTGTTCCTCCAGAATGCCGAAACCATCCGCCTGACCACCCCCGAAGGCGAAGCCGTAAGCGTGGTCGGGCTGAAGCCCGGCGACCGCGTGCTCTGCCGTCTGGACGAGGCGGGCCGTCATTTCGGCATGCGCGTACGCGAAGACATACAGGAGGTATAG
- the pheA gene encoding prephenate dehydratase has protein sequence MGDSNSRWPGPASMPECGPECGTGRKEKIHNADERLSTIRHEIDAVDQDLLDLFNRRAALSREVGRIKAGSPGIIFRPVREKEVLDSLAARNPGPLPEDHLRAIWREIFSSSRALQRPQNVAYLGPEGTFSYFAGIEYLGHAATFHPCNDIAQVFEEVASGRCELGVVPLENSLQGTVGVSFDLFLKHEVFIQAELFSRISHCLLSNAPSLAAVRTVYSHPQPLAQCGTWLRTHLPNAGLVPVESTAAAAQRAAQGPDQEHAAAIGHGKLADLMSLGTLASRIEDEPGNWTRFVIIGPKASAAQGGKLQNPQPGHGGADKTSLLFTLPDKAGALSRVLDLLAGHGINMRKLESRPMRGQCWKYVFFADVESDLEDPRHADLLVQLGHACTGFRILGSYPTGPQLDRLDLHTDEPEQKES, from the coding sequence ATGGGCGACAGCAACAGCCGCTGGCCCGGGCCGGCCTCCATGCCGGAGTGCGGACCGGAATGCGGAACAGGGCGCAAAGAAAAAATCCACAATGCCGACGAGCGCCTTTCCACCATCCGCCACGAGATAGACGCGGTGGACCAGGATCTGCTGGACCTCTTTAACCGTCGCGCCGCCCTGAGCCGCGAGGTCGGCCGCATCAAGGCTGGATCGCCGGGCATTATCTTCAGGCCCGTGCGCGAAAAAGAGGTGCTCGACAGCCTGGCCGCCCGCAATCCCGGCCCCTTGCCCGAAGACCATCTGCGGGCCATCTGGCGCGAAATATTTTCATCGTCCCGCGCCCTGCAACGGCCGCAAAACGTTGCGTATCTGGGACCGGAAGGAACATTTTCCTATTTTGCCGGGATTGAATACCTGGGGCATGCGGCCACCTTTCACCCCTGTAACGATATTGCGCAGGTCTTTGAAGAAGTGGCATCGGGCCGTTGCGAACTGGGCGTAGTGCCGCTGGAGAATTCCCTTCAGGGTACAGTGGGCGTGAGCTTTGACCTTTTTCTCAAGCATGAGGTCTTTATACAGGCCGAACTTTTTTCACGCATCTCGCACTGCCTGCTGAGCAACGCCCCGTCCCTTGCCGCGGTACGCACGGTCTATTCGCACCCGCAACCTCTGGCCCAGTGCGGCACATGGCTGCGTACGCACCTGCCCAATGCGGGCCTTGTACCTGTGGAATCCACAGCGGCCGCTGCCCAGCGCGCGGCCCAGGGGCCGGATCAGGAGCATGCGGCGGCCATCGGGCACGGCAAGCTCGCCGACCTCATGAGCCTTGGCACCCTTGCCAGCCGCATTGAAGACGAACCCGGCAACTGGACGCGCTTTGTCATCATCGGCCCCAAGGCCTCCGCCGCCCAGGGCGGTAAACTACAGAATCCCCAGCCCGGGCATGGCGGCGCGGACAAGACGTCCCTGCTTTTCACCCTTCCCGACAAGGCCGGAGCGCTCTCACGCGTGCTGGACCTGCTGGCCGGACACGGCATCAACATGCGCAAGCTGGAGTCGCGCCCCATGCGCGGCCAGTGCTGGAAATATGTCTTCTTTGCCGATGTGGAAAGTGACCTCGAAGACCCGCGGCATGCCGACCTGCTGGTTCAGCTGGGCCACGCCTGTACGGGCTTTCGCATTCTGGGCAGCTACCCCACGGGACCGCAGCTGGACCGCCTTGACCTTCATACGGACGAACCGGAGCAGAAAGAATCATGA
- a CDS encoding 3-phosphoshikimate 1-carboxyvinyltransferase: MSQTKGAAAANHAVEAAGITETVTVTAPASKSVSHRYLMGAALAGGTSIVRHTLESRDLKRTRAILCAAGATMAELPESTPASGAWQVTGMNGAPRGGTAAAPLSCDVEESGTTCRLLTAVLAAGQGVFRIHGAARMHERPIAELTDALAALGTQTSFEEKPDCPPCVLTAHGLDPARCGGIVELGMDISSQYFSGLLLAAPMGPAPLTLALGGRKAVSWPYVGLTLQCLTDYGIRFEVQTRRDTGAPWQPMGDGAWRRLDEALPGCLRITVYPGPYRAGEYTVEGDWSGASYLLAAGAIGRRPVRVEGLRADSLQGDRAMLNILQRMGARVDVQPLAVTVYPSRLHGVDLDMGHCPDLVPTVATVAAFAQGSTRIRNVAHLRHKESDRIKAPATELGKTGVVVDELSDGMLVNGLGGRNNGKPDHPILPDGQTLSAHNDHRIAMSLALLDLCRSEAVVRSRLDDPSVVGKSFPQFWNIWEKLA; this comes from the coding sequence ATGAGCCAGACCAAGGGCGCCGCAGCCGCCAACCATGCTGTGGAAGCCGCCGGAATTACGGAAACGGTGACCGTTACGGCTCCCGCCTCCAAATCGGTATCGCACCGCTATCTTATGGGCGCGGCCCTGGCCGGGGGGACCTCCATTGTGCGCCATACCCTTGAAAGCCGCGACCTGAAGCGCACCCGCGCCATCCTTTGCGCAGCCGGGGCAACAATGGCAGAACTGCCAGAGAGCACCCCCGCCTCGGGAGCCTGGCAGGTCACGGGCATGAACGGCGCCCCCCGCGGCGGTACAGCCGCAGCGCCCCTGTCCTGCGATGTGGAAGAGTCGGGAACCACCTGCCGCCTGCTTACGGCCGTGCTGGCCGCCGGGCAGGGGGTGTTCCGTATCCACGGGGCAGCCCGCATGCACGAACGGCCCATTGCGGAACTGACCGATGCCCTGGCCGCCCTGGGTACGCAGACAAGCTTTGAGGAAAAACCGGACTGCCCCCCCTGTGTCCTCACCGCTCACGGCCTTGACCCGGCCCGCTGCGGCGGCATTGTGGAACTGGGCATGGATATTTCAAGCCAGTATTTTTCCGGCCTGCTGCTGGCCGCCCCCATGGGACCAGCGCCCCTGACCCTGGCCCTGGGCGGCCGCAAGGCCGTGTCCTGGCCCTATGTGGGCCTGACCCTGCAATGCCTTACGGACTACGGCATCAGATTTGAAGTGCAGACCCGCCGCGACACCGGAGCCCCCTGGCAGCCCATGGGCGACGGTGCGTGGCGCAGGCTGGACGAGGCCCTGCCCGGCTGCCTGCGCATCACCGTTTACCCCGGCCCTTACCGTGCCGGAGAATATACCGTTGAGGGGGACTGGTCCGGCGCGTCCTACCTGCTTGCCGCGGGAGCCATCGGCCGCCGCCCGGTACGTGTGGAAGGCCTGCGGGCCGACTCCCTTCAGGGTGATCGCGCCATGCTGAACATCCTGCAAAGAATGGGGGCACGGGTGGATGTGCAGCCCCTGGCCGTGACGGTCTATCCCTCGCGCCTGCACGGCGTGGATCTGGATATGGGGCACTGCCCGGACCTTGTACCCACAGTGGCGACGGTGGCGGCCTTTGCCCAGGGGTCTACGCGCATCCGTAACGTGGCCCACCTGCGCCACAAAGAGTCTGACCGCATCAAGGCTCCGGCCACGGAACTGGGCAAAACCGGCGTGGTCGTGGACGAACTTTCGGACGGCATGCTGGTCAACGGCCTGGGCGGCCGCAACAACGGCAAACCCGATCACCCCATTCTGCCCGACGGCCAGACCCTTTCGGCCCATAACGATCACCGCATCGCCATGTCACTGGCCCTGCTTGACCTTTGCCGCTCCGAAGCCGTGGTACGTTCGCGCCTGGACGATCCTTCGGTAGTCGGCAAATCCTTTCCGCAATTCTGGAATATCTGGGAGAAACTGGCATGA
- a CDS encoding prephenate dehydrogenase, which translates to MTAHKDQSRCRATTADSLDADTVDSTEAGKTKEHAGRTVIVGSRGRMGAMLVARAEAAGLGIVGVDVPLAPEKLSESCSGADMAVLCVPAAVFGEVAAAVCPHLPARAVLADITSVKEQPMRQMERVWPGPVVGTHPLFGPSPETEADLPVALTPGRNAEPEHVALVEAFFTRIGCRTFMTTAEKHDKAMARIQNMNFITSLAYFSLLAGQDDLLPFLTPSFRRRHNAARKMLTEDARLFAGLFEANAHSHEAVRQYRQMLNLAAAGDIDLLCQRAAWWWPEECGQDGLAEA; encoded by the coding sequence ATGACGGCGCACAAAGACCAAAGCCGCTGCCGTGCCACAACGGCAGACAGCCTGGATGCGGACACGGTGGACTCAACGGAGGCCGGAAAAACGAAAGAACACGCGGGCAGAACAGTCATTGTCGGTTCCCGGGGGCGCATGGGGGCCATGCTTGTGGCCCGCGCCGAGGCTGCCGGTCTTGGTATCGTCGGGGTGGACGTTCCCCTTGCGCCGGAAAAGCTCTCGGAATCCTGCTCAGGGGCAGATATGGCCGTGCTGTGCGTTCCCGCTGCCGTATTCGGCGAGGTGGCGGCCGCAGTATGCCCGCACCTGCCCGCGCGGGCGGTGTTGGCCGACATCACTTCGGTGAAGGAACAGCCCATGCGCCAGATGGAGCGCGTCTGGCCCGGTCCCGTGGTGGGAACCCATCCTCTTTTCGGCCCCAGCCCGGAAACGGAGGCAGACCTTCCCGTTGCCCTGACCCCCGGCCGCAATGCGGAGCCGGAGCATGTGGCTCTGGTGGAAGCCTTTTTTACAAGAATCGGCTGCCGTACCTTCATGACCACGGCGGAAAAGCACGACAAGGCCATGGCGCGCATACAGAACATGAACTTTATCACGAGCCTGGCCTATTTCTCGCTGCTGGCCGGGCAGGATGACCTGCTGCCCTTTCTGACGCCGTCTTTCCGCCGCCGCCACAATGCGGCCCGAAAAATGCTGACGGAAGATGCCCGCCTTTTTGCCGGACTGTTTGAAGCCAACGCTCACAGCCATGAGGCCGTGCGCCAGTACCGGCAGATGCTCAACCTGGCTGCCGCCGGGGACATCGACCTGCTCTGCCAGCGGGCAGCGTGGTGGTGGCCGGAAGAATGCGGGCAGGACGGGCTGGCAGAAGCCTGA
- a CDS encoding MFS transporter, with protein sequence MFYGWKISLLSMGGNFMLQGTVLYCMNAFMEPLCVAYGWTRAELNISMAVAALVGQLAMPVAASLSARFALRRLMTAGALVGGVATILQGMTGNLALFTLLFTIAWSATQICGGVVGNALVSNWFYYFRGRAFGLVNAGTSLSGVVLPLASMALINAFDVSTAYLVLGLLTCGLAPLSWFLVRDTPQAMHMHPDGRKHDPPAGRCRIAPDTSFRGLMHSPYAYCMGIAFGLALMVSSSVMSQMKPRFVDLGLAPYTSMLLACAAALCAALGKYAWGWACDRFTPLAAAHVIMLACALSLCLGFLPPTVWGMTIFSLSFGLCVGGLWTVLPAVVSYYYGSGNFLPSYKFVSVFIVLRCLGYPIMGYSYDLTGGYRAADVVFVVMLLLSLALSMCLREDDAVEGGGKRHN encoded by the coding sequence ATGTTTTACGGCTGGAAGATAAGCCTGCTTTCCATGGGCGGCAATTTCATGCTTCAGGGTACGGTGCTCTACTGCATGAATGCATTCATGGAGCCGCTATGCGTCGCGTATGGCTGGACACGGGCGGAACTGAATATCAGCATGGCCGTGGCCGCCCTGGTGGGGCAGCTGGCCATGCCTGTGGCGGCTTCGCTTTCCGCCCGCTTTGCCCTGCGCCGCCTCATGACGGCCGGGGCGCTGGTGGGCGGCGTTGCCACCATTTTGCAGGGCATGACGGGTAATCTTGCGCTCTTTACCCTGCTGTTTACCATTGCCTGGAGCGCCACCCAGATATGCGGCGGCGTTGTGGGCAACGCGCTTGTGAGCAACTGGTTTTACTATTTCCGCGGCCGGGCTTTCGGCCTTGTCAACGCAGGTACGTCGCTTTCGGGCGTGGTGCTGCCGCTGGCAAGCATGGCCCTTATCAATGCTTTTGACGTGAGCACGGCCTATCTTGTTCTGGGGCTGCTCACCTGCGGGCTTGCCCCCCTGTCGTGGTTTCTGGTGCGCGACACGCCGCAGGCCATGCACATGCACCCTGACGGCAGAAAGCACGACCCCCCGGCCGGGCGCTGCCGGATTGCGCCGGACACGTCCTTCAGGGGGCTGATGCATTCGCCCTATGCCTATTGCATGGGCATCGCCTTTGGCCTGGCCCTTATGGTCAGCTCTTCCGTCATGAGCCAGATGAAGCCGCGTTTTGTGGACCTGGGGCTGGCGCCGTATACGTCCATGCTGCTGGCCTGTGCGGCGGCCCTGTGCGCGGCCCTGGGCAAGTATGCGTGGGGCTGGGCCTGCGACCGCTTCACGCCGCTGGCGGCTGCGCACGTCATCATGCTGGCTTGCGCCCTGAGCCTGTGCCTGGGCTTTCTGCCGCCCACGGTGTGGGGCATGACCATCTTCAGCCTCAGCTTCGGCCTGTGTGTCGGCGGCCTGTGGACTGTGCTGCCCGCCGTTGTTTCCTACTACTACGGCAGCGGCAACTTCTTGCCGTCCTACAAGTTCGTGTCGGTTTTCATTGTCCTGCGCTGCCTGGGATATCCAATCATGGGCTATTCTTACGACCTTACCGGAGGCTACCGCGCGGCAGATGTGGTTTTTGTGGTCATGCTGCTGCTTTCTCTGGCCCTGAGCATGTGCCTGCGCGAAGATGACGCCGTGGAAGGCGGCGGAAAACGGCATAACTAG